ctctcggtgcagagtagagactAATAAACTCAACACACATATGACGTCGAGTCTGGCAATCGAACCtgggcaacattggtgggaggcgagtgctctcaccactgcgccatccctgcaccctgcaAGGGGACGTCCCCTCCAGAGACCATTCGTTTGATTCACAAGGCATTAGGTACCATCGACCGGTCTACTCTACCTTTATTGAGAATCTTTTGCCGTCTCTGTTCATTGCTATGCTTTTCGGGGCTGTTCTGTGTCACTGTGTCATTCTGAGAAAACGCGTCAACTTTAGATTTTGAAGGACCATGGTCATCGAGCAGCTTAAGTGAGTCCATGTTCCAGACACCACTTGGATAAACAAAATACTTAGGattattttcagataatttcTGTGCTTCTCTTTCCTCGTTACTAACAACCTGTTTCTTTGGAAGACCAGGTATCTTTTGCCTCGCAACGGCAGATTCCTGACCAAAATTCCCTGCATTTTGCATACCGGCGCCAACGAAGAGTGCCCGCGTTGTCAAAAGACTTTGATGAAGGGGGGCTGCGGTGGTAGTCAGAACTGGAACACAGTACCCAACAGGGTTCTTAAAGGTCGCATATGCTAAGTTGCACCTCAATCCCGCACCACAGCGTCCCACGACATACCCGATTCCTCCACACGTCTGACCTATCAGAGAGAGAGGAGACGATTCATTTAGTTTCACTCGTAATGGCCGTGTAATTTTTACATAATGACTACAGGAGACGAAAACTTAATTAGGAACAAGTTGTGAAAGTCACGGTTCTTTAAATTATGTCTCATATACTCTAATAACGTCTCCCTTAAAACAGCTGAGAATTATGACCATGTGCAAAAGCAAAAATGATTGACAACTTCCTACAGGGACTGAGGAACAATAGAGAGAGTTTTCATGATCATTTGAATCGGTACAAAGGCTACAAGAGCAGTATACCGTCggaacgtcgcgatctacatcacaagttaCCAGATGGCGAGATGAAAGAAGCAACTTGATTATTATCTGACAAAAGTAGTTCCAGCGAGTCAATCAATACTTTTAGATAACGTTCACGTAccccgtcgtcgtcgtccttacGTACGTTTCGTAATTTATGCAGCCGGAGTTGAGTGCCATAAAACGTGCGCGTCGAGGTTACAATAGATTTTGCTTtgccttctgattggttaataatTTAACCAATCATGTTCACTGAGCGCGGCAATTCAAAATCAAAGCAATGTAACAGGAAGActaagaatttaaatttatttgacAGGCACTCAATTCAAAAGCGCAGTAAGCCGTGTAAAGGCGTAAATAGAACTTGATATACCGTTAAGTCTGAAACATTTGGTGCAGCAATTACAAGCGTCCATGGTAGAACCAAGAAGGCAGTTTGTCTCAGTTTTGCAGTCATCAATGGAACATGGCTTGCATCCAAGAGCTCCTCCACCAGTAATGACTGCCTCGCACA
The Montipora capricornis isolate CH-2021 chromosome 10, ASM3666992v2, whole genome shotgun sequence genome window above contains:
- the LOC138021604 gene encoding uncharacterized protein yields the protein MCEAVITGGGALGCKPCSIDDCKTETNCLLGSTMDACNCCTKCFRLNGQTCGGIGYVVGRCGAGLRCNLAYATFKNPVGYCVPVLTTTAAPLHQSLLTTRALFVGAGMQNAGNFGQESAVARQKIPGLPKKQVVSNEEREAQKLSENNPKYFVYPSGVWNMDSLKLLDDHGPSKSKVDAFSQNDTVTQNSPEKHSNEQRRQKILNKDSVEDNISEVSPAVIFVAISGAVFFCLVALLLLPQNSSDSPN